A single window of Nocardia higoensis DNA harbors:
- a CDS encoding serine hydrolase domain-containing protein — translation MRSLKSIAALAITCAALTVATISTGTLAAPAPAAADGLKHCAPPQGREFESATPEEVGIDSAALARAMVAMDNPTRLNIKLFRNNCLIATGAGNDRSADLPWNLWSATKSVLSLVAGIAVDQGKLGLDTPIGAYLPEGLGSAEHRAILVRNMLTESSGMDVAVLSEGITGITGLDSNVVAQALGTPVVHEQGTTYGYSQRGVDLLAYVVSRAVGEDLQTYAQRELFAPLGIDPATYHWARDRSGNTYGHAHLLMSPDDFAKIGLLVADRGRWGDRQIVSSEYLTAAAQPSPSMSCWGFLFVVNGEKCESEFAGLPKDSLKMSGMLRQDNFIVPSLGMVLSWTGVTVPGSAVSYPHDSLRAVTAAFRDPVLPDPGDYVPAPDVNLLDPRMTDPTATFAALGLGPYAYPGCDPIVCLGKPLPPPFADWPRGCVILGCFTPRPND, via the coding sequence ATGCGATCACTCAAATCCATTGCGGCACTTGCTATCACATGTGCGGCTCTGACGGTAGCCACCATTTCCACGGGCACGCTCGCCGCTCCGGCGCCCGCCGCCGCCGACGGCCTGAAGCACTGCGCGCCGCCACAAGGCCGGGAGTTCGAGTCCGCCACACCGGAAGAGGTCGGCATCGACTCGGCCGCCCTGGCGCGGGCGATGGTCGCCATGGACAATCCGACCCGGTTGAACATCAAGCTGTTCCGCAACAACTGCCTGATCGCGACCGGCGCGGGCAACGACCGTTCCGCCGACCTGCCGTGGAATCTGTGGAGCGCCACCAAGAGCGTGCTCTCGCTGGTCGCGGGCATCGCCGTCGATCAGGGCAAGCTAGGTCTGGACACCCCGATCGGCGCCTACCTACCCGAGGGCCTCGGCAGTGCCGAACACCGGGCGATCCTGGTGCGCAATATGCTCACCGAGTCCTCCGGGATGGATGTCGCGGTGCTCTCCGAGGGCATCACCGGCATCACCGGCCTGGACTCCAATGTGGTCGCCCAGGCGCTGGGCACCCCGGTCGTGCACGAGCAGGGCACCACCTACGGCTACAGCCAGCGCGGCGTCGATCTGCTCGCCTACGTCGTCTCCCGAGCGGTCGGGGAAGACCTGCAAACCTACGCCCAGCGGGAACTGTTCGCCCCGTTGGGCATCGACCCCGCCACCTATCACTGGGCCCGCGACCGCAGCGGCAACACCTACGGTCACGCGCACCTGCTGATGTCTCCCGACGATTTCGCCAAGATCGGCCTGCTGGTGGCCGACCGGGGCCGGTGGGGCGACCGGCAGATCGTCTCGTCGGAGTATCTGACCGCGGCGGCCCAGCCCTCACCGTCGATGAGTTGCTGGGGTTTCCTGTTCGTGGTCAACGGCGAGAAATGCGAGTCGGAGTTCGCCGGCCTGCCCAAGGATTCGCTGAAGATGTCCGGCATGCTGCGCCAGGACAACTTCATCGTCCCCAGCCTCGGCATGGTGCTGAGCTGGACCGGTGTGACCGTGCCCGGCAGCGCGGTCAGCTACCCGCACGATTCGCTGCGCGCCGTCACCGCCGCCTTCCGCGATCCGGTGCTGCCCGATCCCGGCGACTACGTGCCCGCCCCCGACGTCAACCTGTTGGACCCGCGCATGACCGACCCGACCGCCACTTTCGCCGCCCTGGGTCTCGGCCCCTACGCCTACCCCGGCTGCGACCCCATAGTCTGCCTCGGTAAGCCGCTGCCCCCGCCGTTCGCCGACTGGCCGCGCGGGTGCGTGATCCTCGGCTGCTTCACCCCGCGCCCGAACGACTGA
- a CDS encoding serine hydrolase domain-containing protein: MSADAPALVPIADDLDSVTCVGHEDDPAEAGLRRADVDAVWDFVQDWYRMGTSPAIQVCLRRNGKIVLNRAIGHERGNAPKDGPEAEKVPVTTESPFCGFSTAKGVAAAVTAMLIEDGAFAVTDPVADYIPGFEANGKGRITIGDVLSHSAGIPFVTPPYRGSELVVDEELALQGLVDLKPSWPPGRFRVYHALTGGLIQRAVVQAATGKRMREHLAERVLRPLGFRWNNFGVAAEDVAAVVPSVKTGPPATKVSTFLARKALGGGMDGRVTGEKLRGFLTAELPSGNLVTTAEELSRFYEILARGGELDGVRMLSAEAIRAAARPAPRLPGVAGRVSCGGYELGAKRSKFGRDTEAHFGRSGLTTQYGWADPARGLACAFLTSGKARIDGDRPARLVALISARLAPLVPADRVFDL; encoded by the coding sequence ATGAGTGCAGACGCCCCCGCGCTGGTGCCGATCGCCGACGACCTCGATTCCGTGACCTGTGTCGGTCACGAGGACGACCCGGCCGAGGCCGGGCTGCGCCGGGCCGATGTGGACGCGGTGTGGGACTTCGTGCAGGACTGGTACCGAATGGGGACCTCGCCGGCGATCCAGGTGTGTCTGCGGCGCAATGGGAAGATCGTGCTGAACCGGGCGATCGGGCACGAGCGGGGCAATGCCCCGAAGGACGGGCCCGAGGCGGAGAAGGTGCCGGTCACGACGGAGTCGCCGTTCTGCGGGTTCTCGACCGCCAAGGGGGTGGCGGCGGCGGTCACGGCCATGCTGATCGAGGACGGGGCGTTCGCGGTCACGGACCCGGTGGCCGACTACATCCCGGGGTTCGAGGCGAATGGCAAGGGGCGCATCACCATCGGTGACGTGCTGTCGCATTCGGCGGGGATCCCGTTCGTGACGCCACCGTATCGGGGCTCGGAACTGGTCGTGGACGAGGAGCTGGCGCTCCAGGGGCTGGTGGATCTGAAACCGAGCTGGCCGCCGGGACGGTTCCGGGTGTATCACGCGCTGACCGGCGGGCTGATCCAGCGGGCGGTGGTCCAGGCGGCCACCGGCAAGCGCATGCGGGAGCACCTGGCCGAACGTGTGTTGCGGCCGTTGGGTTTTCGGTGGAACAACTTCGGAGTCGCGGCGGAGGACGTCGCGGCGGTGGTGCCGAGCGTGAAGACCGGGCCGCCCGCCACGAAGGTCTCCACCTTCCTGGCGCGCAAGGCACTCGGCGGGGGAATGGACGGGCGGGTGACAGGGGAGAAGCTGCGCGGCTTCCTGACCGCGGAACTGCCCTCGGGCAATCTGGTCACCACAGCCGAGGAGCTGTCGCGGTTCTACGAAATCCTTGCGCGCGGCGGCGAACTCGACGGCGTGCGGATGCTGTCGGCGGAGGCGATCAGGGCGGCCGCGCGCCCCGCCCCCCGGCTGCCGGGAGTGGCGGGGCGGGTGTCGTGTGGCGGATACGAACTCGGCGCGAAACGCTCGAAGTTCGGTCGCGACACCGAGGCGCATTTCGGGCGCAGCGGCCTGACCACCCAGTACGGCTGGGCCGATCCGGCGCGCGGTCTCGCCTGTGCCTTCCTGACCAGTGGGAAGGCCAGGATCGACGGGGATCGGCCGGCGCGGTTGGTCGCGCTGATCTCCGCGCGACTGGCTCCGCTGGTCCCGGCCGATCGGGTGTTCGACCTGTGA
- a CDS encoding nitroreductase/quinone reductase family protein, producing MPSDRVLKLQNTLHRALLKLTGGRVGRSLGGMPTLELTTTGRKSGRPHSVLLTAPIVDGDTLVVVASRGGDPIHPAWFLNLRDNPTVEVSVQQGPRKAMTAHIATPEERAELWPRVVAASDFYAGYQRKTTREIPLVLLRP from the coding sequence ATGCCCAGCGACCGCGTCCTCAAGCTGCAGAACACCCTGCACCGTGCCCTGCTGAAGCTCACCGGAGGAAGGGTCGGCCGCAGCTTGGGCGGCATGCCCACCCTCGAACTCACCACCACCGGCCGCAAGTCCGGCCGCCCCCACAGCGTCCTGCTGACCGCCCCCATCGTCGACGGCGACACCCTCGTGGTCGTGGCCTCCCGCGGCGGCGACCCGATCCACCCCGCCTGGTTCCTCAACCTCCGCGACAATCCCACCGTCGAGGTGTCGGTCCAGCAGGGGCCACGCAAGGCGATGACCGCCCACATCGCGACTCCGGAAGAACGCGCCGAACTCTGGCCCAGGGTGGTCGCCGCCTCGGACTTCTACGCCGGTTACCAGCGCAAGACCACCCGCGAGATCCCTCTGGTACTCCTGAGGCCGTGA
- a CDS encoding helix-turn-helix domain-containing protein: protein MDDAGIGDRTARARKFARLTQTQLALKANVSLSLLRKVEQGSRPASPAFIAAVAHALGVNIEDLTGQPYISVRDDAAAHATIRELRRKLLAFNDEPIIDPRSLEELSAALERVVEAMRRARYGDLTAELPDVIHGLHVLAADEQPGRRFERIHATLARAYNRASSMAYRYGYLDLAGLAAERCVWAAERSGDPVWPIAADYHRALILLYSGAYASGVRVIDRARDSSEHLSTTPGLLAVRGALHLRGAILSARALDGDTADEHLREARRIGEAITAPAGFEDYDTQFQLPNVAIHAVAVPVELSDGATAVARAEQIRLPASVAPSRAGHHWIDVSRAWLLHGDKHRALSSLTEARKVAPELTRNHPQVHETVRVLAHTRRGTDALASFAKWADIKI from the coding sequence ATGGACGACGCCGGGATAGGGGATCGGACTGCCAGGGCGCGCAAGTTCGCGCGACTCACGCAAACGCAGCTCGCGTTGAAGGCCAACGTGTCGCTATCGCTGTTGCGCAAGGTCGAGCAGGGTTCGCGTCCGGCATCACCGGCGTTCATCGCTGCCGTCGCGCACGCGCTCGGCGTGAACATCGAGGACTTGACCGGCCAGCCCTATATCTCGGTTCGCGACGACGCCGCCGCGCACGCCACCATTCGCGAGCTGCGCCGAAAGTTGCTGGCGTTCAACGATGAACCGATCATCGATCCGCGCTCGCTCGAGGAGCTCAGCGCCGCGCTCGAGCGAGTGGTCGAAGCGATGCGCCGGGCACGATACGGTGACCTGACCGCCGAGCTGCCCGATGTGATTCACGGGCTGCATGTGTTGGCCGCCGACGAACAGCCGGGCCGCCGATTCGAGCGAATCCACGCGACGCTCGCCCGCGCCTACAACCGTGCCTCGTCGATGGCCTACCGCTACGGGTACCTCGACCTTGCCGGACTGGCCGCCGAGCGGTGTGTCTGGGCAGCCGAACGCAGCGGCGATCCGGTCTGGCCCATCGCCGCGGACTATCACCGCGCGCTGATCCTGCTGTACTCCGGCGCCTACGCCAGCGGTGTGCGTGTCATCGACCGCGCCCGCGACTCGAGCGAGCACCTGTCCACCACACCGGGGCTGCTCGCTGTACGGGGTGCGCTGCATCTGCGCGGCGCGATCCTGTCTGCTCGCGCGCTCGACGGCGATACCGCCGACGAGCACCTTCGCGAAGCGCGCCGGATCGGTGAGGCGATCACCGCGCCCGCGGGATTCGAGGACTACGACACACAGTTCCAGTTGCCGAATGTCGCGATTCACGCCGTGGCCGTCCCGGTCGAGCTCTCCGATGGCGCCACCGCGGTTGCCCGTGCCGAGCAGATCCGGCTACCGGCGTCGGTCGCCCCGTCGCGCGCCGGCCATCACTGGATAGACGTTTCTCGCGCATGGCTGCTCCACGGCGACAAACACCGCGCGCTTTCGAGCCTGACCGAAGCCCGCAAGGTCGCCCCTGAACTGACTCGCAACCATCCCCAGGTCCACGAGACCGTGCGCGTGCTCGCTCACACGCGCCGGGGAACCGACGCCTTGGCGAGTTTCGCCAAGTGGGCCGACATCAAGATCTAG
- a CDS encoding helix-turn-helix domain-containing protein yields the protein MSEYVGQRVALERRIAGLSQQALATRAAYSLSMIKAVEQGREPASPGFISAVARALRILPEQLTGAPYDDGKPLSDAINELSVLLAEGRHARAVDPGPLSQIAADIAAAQQLYRSDRTRQTIEALPGIIRRLHGAMGELDGDEKARAYTLLTAAYVLAEWSARRAGHLLLTLPALDLADTYAPLADDPYWGAFSILARARVLTHYGESGVAGQLIESTMSVADETRAGLVLAGYSHLAAAVNEARKLNYSGAVDHIGAAREIVSHTGQTDLYMTAFSPLNVDIHAHAIELEAGDPHRAAHEGAILTYPSDAPPTRIGHHWQDNARAWLMAGKADKALAALNKARAAAPQQTRLHPSVRETVQGIASLQRRQSEGLVGFASWLGAVL from the coding sequence ATGAGCGAGTACGTCGGTCAACGGGTCGCCTTGGAGCGCAGGATCGCCGGGCTGAGCCAGCAAGCCCTGGCCACCCGCGCGGCCTACAGCCTCAGCATGATCAAGGCCGTCGAACAAGGACGTGAGCCGGCCTCCCCTGGTTTCATCTCCGCCGTGGCGCGCGCACTTCGCATTCTGCCCGAACAGCTCACGGGCGCACCGTACGACGACGGCAAGCCACTCTCCGATGCGATCAACGAGCTGTCGGTGCTGCTGGCCGAGGGCCGCCACGCCCGCGCCGTCGATCCTGGCCCGCTGTCACAGATCGCGGCCGATATAGCGGCGGCGCAACAGCTTTACCGCAGTGACCGCACCCGCCAAACCATCGAGGCGCTGCCCGGCATCATCCGGCGGCTGCACGGCGCGATGGGGGAGCTGGACGGCGACGAAAAGGCCCGCGCTTACACACTGCTGACGGCGGCGTATGTCCTGGCGGAGTGGTCGGCGCGGCGGGCAGGCCACCTCCTGCTGACACTCCCCGCATTGGACCTAGCCGACACCTACGCACCGCTGGCCGATGATCCATACTGGGGTGCATTCTCGATCTTGGCCCGTGCCCGGGTGCTCACCCACTACGGCGAGTCCGGGGTGGCGGGTCAGCTGATCGAGTCCACCATGTCGGTGGCAGACGAGACACGTGCGGGCCTGGTACTGGCGGGGTACTCCCATCTCGCCGCTGCGGTGAACGAGGCGCGGAAGCTCAACTACTCCGGCGCGGTGGACCACATCGGTGCCGCACGTGAGATCGTCTCCCACACAGGCCAAACCGATCTCTACATGACCGCGTTCAGCCCTCTGAATGTCGATATCCACGCCCACGCGATCGAATTGGAAGCAGGCGATCCGCACCGTGCCGCGCACGAGGGAGCCATACTCACCTACCCTTCCGACGCTCCACCGACCAGAATCGGCCATCACTGGCAGGACAACGCCCGCGCCTGGCTCATGGCGGGCAAGGCCGACAAGGCCCTGGCCGCGCTGAACAAGGCTCGTGCTGCGGCCCCTCAGCAGACCCGCCTGCATCCCAGCGTGCGGGAGACTGTGCAGGGGATTGCCTCACTGCAACGGCGTCAGAGCGAAGGGCTCGTCGGGTTCGCATCCTGGCTCGGGGCCGTCCTGTAG